ATGGAAGTGCTTCCAGTTGGCCCAGTGGGGGACCAGATTCGAATTGGCGATGATCACCCGAGGTGCGTCCCGGTGTGTACGCGCCACGCCCACGGGCTTGCCGGACTGCACCAGCAGGGTCTCATCGTCCTCCAGCTTGCGCAGGCAGTCCAGAATGGCCTGCAGACTCGCCGGGTTGCGGGCGGCCTTGCCCGTCCCTCCGTAGACGATCAGGTGCTCGGGGTCCTCGGCGACTTCGCTGTCCAGATTGTTCAGCAACATGCGCAGGGCGGCTTCCTGGACCCAGCCCTTGCAACTGAGTTCAGGACCTCGGGGGGCGGCGTAGGGGCTCATGATGGGCATCTCTCGTTCTGTCGGGCATTGACGGCGGCAACGGCCCAAGATAGTGAGCGCAAAGGTGCGTGGCACCCCGTGCAGGGCACCCTGTGCAAGGCACCCGGGCGGTGGCACCTTCCGGGCCACCCACTTCGCCACCTCCATTCGGGAGTGGCACACGAGTCGGGAAAATCCTTACCATGGCGCTTCCGATCAGGATGAGGTGGCGGGATGCAACCGGTGCAATGGGGAGGAGGAATGACGGACAGGGAACGCACGTCCGGGGAAAAGCCGCAGCCCGAGGTGCGGCTGGACAAGTGGCTGCAGGTGGCCCGGATCTACAAGACGCGCACCCAGAGTGGCGAGGCGATCACCGCAGGGCATGTCAAGATGGATGGAGCCAACGCCAAGGCCTCCCGCATTCTCAAGCCGGGAGACCAGATCGAGGTGCGCAAGGGCAGCCGTCGACTGTACCTGACCGTGCTGGCGCTGGAACCCAAACCCGTGGCCAAGGAGAAAGCTCGCGAGCTGTACAGCGTGCGCGAGGAACACGAGAATCTGGACGGTCTCAGCCCCGAGCAGCAGCAATACGTCAAGCTGATGCGCTCGATGGACCGCGCCCAGGAAGCCAGTCGCAAGGGCCAGGGTCGCCCCACCAAGCGCGACCGCCGCGACATCGAGAAAACTCGGGGCCGCTGACGGTCAACAGGAGTCGGCAGCGTGCCCATGTGATTGCAGCATTCAGCAGCTCCAGTTCTGTCTTGAGTGGTCTCAGTTCTGGGCGACGACCTTGTAGACGCGCCTTGGCCAATTGCTCAATTCGCCGGGCAGGCTGAGCTGGGTATTCACCGTGCTCGTCAGCGGCAGGAACGCCTCACCGGGTTCCAGAGCCGCATCGATACGGTACGAACTGGCCCCCGGGACCGCGTTCCAGCTCAGCTGGACACTTGTCCCGTTGACCAGAATGTTCAGGGCGGGGCTGACCAGGGGGCCTGCCACCGGATAGCCACTCAGGGTCAGGTCGTCCACGTTCCAGCCGCAATAACGCCAGGCACTGTCGGTGCGGCCCATGCCGAAGCGCAACTGGAACTGGGAGTTGCCATCCGCGATGGCCGAGAGATCGAACACCTGCGGATTCCAGCCAGCGTCCGTGATGCTGGTGCTGCCATTCTCCCAGAGCGTGATCCAGGCGCTGCCATTGAAGGCCTGCAGATAGCCGTGGTCGTAGAGGTTGCGTTCCAGGCCGAGGAAGCGATTGAAGTCCAGCTGCACCTGCTGCCAGCCGGACAGGTCCCACACGGGCGAGGTGGCCCAGAAGGTGCTGCCCAGACTGTTCTCGTAGTCGCCACCGATGGCGTATCCCAGCAGCTGATTGTCCGTACCGGGACTGGTGTCGGTGGCCGGATCCGGATTGCCGTGCTCGCCCCCACCAGCGATTGCCGCGCCGATGGCCCAGAGCCCTTGCAGAGTCCAGCCCCCGTCGGCCGAGAAATCATCCAGCAGAATCTGCTGGGGCAGGCCGATGAACTGCAGCTCCACGTCCACCACGGTGGCGTCACCGCTGCCGACGCTGATTCCGCTGACCACCGCAGGAGCATAGCCCGGTGCGCTGACTTCCAGCGTGTAGGTACCGGGCACACACAGACGATGGTAGTCGCCCAGCCCGGCCGAACTGAAGGTGTTGCTGTCGATGCCCTGCAGGCGCACGGTGGCTTCCACGGGCAGCTGGCTGTCGGCGTCGCGCACGATGCCGCGAATGCCCTTCAGGCCGTACTCCACGAAACGCAGCATGGATTCCCGATTGCTGTTCCAGAAGCCGGGCAGGGTGTTCTCCGAGGGCCACTTGACCTGGCTGACTTCGAGGGTGATGTCCACCCCGCCTTCCCAGAGATAACACCAGTCCTGCATGCCGCCGTAGATCACATACCAGTCGGCCCCGTTGGTAATGCCCTGGTCGAAGGCCAGACTGTTGTACATGGTCGGGTACTGGCTGCTGTAGGTCAGGGCCAGATCGATGAAGAGTTCGTCATCGGGGGCGATGGTGTATACGTCCTGCCCCGAGAGATTGCCGTCCCAGCCGTAGTTGGCCACCACGGCTCCGCCATGGTAGTTGCAGGACAGGTCGAAATCATGGTCCCAGGTCCACTGCATCACGGCGGCCGTCTCGGGCTCGCGCCCGGCGGTGGTGTTCACCGGGTCGTCGATGCGATCGGGGAAGTTGCGGTTCAGGTCCACGCCGTGAGCGTTGTAGCGCGAGCCGGATTGCATGCCGTCGGGGTTCATCAGCACCAGCACGTGCAGGTCCATCTCGTCCACGATCCGGCTCAGCCGGGTATCGGTGCCGTATCCTTCGATCAGGTCCTCGATCAGGTTGAGCAGGAGCACCGTGCCCACGACTTCATCGCCGTGCATGGTGGAGACCAGTTTGATTTCGGGCTCGTCCTCGTCCATACCGGGATTGTCGCTGATGTTCAGCACCCAGAGCTCGCGGCCCTGCACGCTGGTTCCGATGGAATACAGCTGGCAGATTTCCGGATGACTGCTGGCCCAGCCCTGCAATTCGGTGGTGAGTTCGGTATACGTCCGGTAGGTCAGATTGTCGCGCAGGGGGTCGGCGGGTCGGGAGATCCATTCCCGCCAGGCCTCTTCGACCGGATTGGGGATGGCGGTGAGAGCATAACCGCGCGCGATCAGGTCGCTCTGCTCCTCGGGGCTCAGCCAAAGGGTCCAGGCTCCTCCGTTCCAGTGATCCACGTCCACGCGCGCCAGAGCCAGTTCCTGAAGCTGGGCGGGACTGAGGGTGTCCACGCTGAAGGGAGTACGGTTGCCGAAAGGAACCGTGGCCATGGCGATGGCCTGAAAGGCAAGAATCGCCAGCAGGCTGGTAGCATGTCGCATCTGTCGCTCCGAAGGATTGGAATGGGTGCCGCCAGATTAACAAAGCTGGGCGGAAGAAGCAGGCAACAAGCATCCCGCCAGAAGAAACGCCGGTCCCCGAAGGAACCGGCGCAAGGATGGCGTATGGACAGGCGCTCAGACCAGGCGCTTGTTCGACAGCGAGATCCCGTGGGACTTGAGCTTCTGGTAGAACGTGGGCCGGCTGATCTTGAGCACGCTGCAGGCCTTGTTCACCGAATCGCATTGCTTGAGAATCTTCAGCAGGTAATCCCGTTCGGCCGAGAGTACATGCTCCTTGAGGCTGGTCTGGTCCACCAGTTCGCGGTTCTCGAAGGGCACCACGTTCTTCTCATCGCGCGCCGGAGCGTGGCTGGCGGTGGTGTCGTCTTCCTCGTCCAGTTCAAGATCAAGCACGGGGGCGGCAGTCTGGGTCTGGGCCACCTGTCGCCGGCTTGGCTTCTGGAAGTAGCGCTGCACATCCTCGGCGGTGATCTGGCGGCCCTTGCTGGTCAGGTAGGCCGCACGGATGATGTTCTTCAGTTCGCGGATGTTGCCGGCGAAGTTGTAGCTCTCGAGCGTCTGAAGGGCGTCCGTGGTGAGCACCTTGTAGTACTTGTCGTATTCCTCGTTCAGGGCGAAGAGAAAGTGATTCACCAGCACGGCAATGTCCTCGCGCCGCTCGCGCAGGGGCGGCAGGTCGATGCGGATGGTGTTCAGGCGGTAGTACAGATCTTCGCGGAAATTGCCCGCGCGCACTTCATCGGCCAGATCCTTGTTGGTGGCAGCGAAAATGCGCACGTCCACTTTGATCAGATCCGGAGAGCCCAGACGGTAGAACTCGCCGTACTCCAGCACCCGCAGCAGCTTGCTCTGCAGGTTCAGCGGCATTTCCCCGATCTCGTCCAGGAACAGCACACCGCCGTCGGCCTGCTCGAAGATGCCCTTGCGGTCGCTGGTGGCGCCCGTGAACGCTCCCTTGACATGGCCGAAGAGCTCGGACTCGATCAGGTTCTCGGGAATCGCCGCACAATTGCGCTTGAAGAACATGCCCTTGTGGCGCGGGCTGGCGTCGAAGAGGGCCCGGGTCACCAGTTCCTTGCCGGTACCCGTTTCGCCCAGGATCAGGATCGGGTCGTTGCAGGGACCGAAGGTGCGGATGGCCTGGGTCACGATGGAAATCGCCTCGCTGTACCCCACGATCTCGAAGTCGCGCGCGCTCTCGCGTTCGAGCTCGGCGATGAGTTTCTCTTCTTCGTAGAAGTCGTTGATGTGGGCGCTGATCTGCTCGAGGGTGTCCAGGAAGCGGGCGCTGTCGGCGTCCATGCCCGCGTCGCGTCCGGTGATGATGGCTTCTTCGGCGTAGGACTTGGCTTCGGCCAGCTTGCCGGTCTTGAAATAGGCCCAGGCGAAGTCGTTGAGACACTTGGCGGTTTCCACCTGGTAACCGGCCTGCTTGGCGATGCGGATGGACTTCTTGAGGGATTTCAGCGCCATGTCGTACTTGCCGGCACGCAGGTGCTGGTTGCCCAGCTGCCAGTGACTGCGACAGATATCGTAGCTGCAGCCGGAGGCTTCGGCGGTGGCGACGGCCAGCTCGGAGAACTCGCGGCTGCGGTTCAAGTCGCCCTGGCGGTTGGCCAGAATGCCGGTGTAATACAACGTATAGGTCAGCAGGTGGGCGTCTTCCAGCTCGTCGGCCAGCACGCGTGCCTGGTCGAGGCAGAGCTGGGCATCGCCGTACTGCTTGAGCTGGGTGTGAGTCAGGCCCAGGTTCAACAGCAGCATGCAGCGATCGTAGGGCAGCAGACGGTTCTCGTAGAGTGTGCGGAACTTGTCGTAGATGCCAAGCCCCTTCTCGCGATTTCCGCAGGCCACTTCGACCACGGCCAGATTGAAGACACAGGCCATGCGCATCGGGCGTTCTTCGGCGCGCCCGGCCCATTTGTTGGTTTGCAGCAGGTAGCGCCGCGCGGCGGGATAGTTGCCCAGCACGAAGTGGCACTGCGCCGCATAAAAGCGGGCATATTCGCGCATGCGGCGGTCGGCGTCCCGCTGGATTTCATTTTCCAGGACCTCAAGGGCCAGCTTGAACTTCCGCTCACCAAAGAGGCGGAAGCCGGCGGAGCCTTCGAAGAAATCCCGATATGATTCGAGGCATTTCATGGGTGTTGGACCCTCTGTCTGCCCGTTCGCTGGCGAACGAGTGGCAACCTAACGGACGATCCAGTTCTGGGGCCGTGCGGGATTCATCAGCAGGAAACTGCCGGGTTCCCCGATGAAGATGATGCCTTCATCCTCTTCCGACGGCCCGATATCAATGATGATGATCGGGTCATCCAGTTTGATCACGTCGTCGTGGTGCGCTCCCGTCCAGGGATCGACCACCATGGGTTTGGCGTGGTCGCCGGGAACCAGATCCCCGGAACCGTCGCCCCAACTGGAACCGGCCAGCGCGGAAAGGGCCAGATTGCAGAGGAACAGGGCGGAAAAGGCCAGAACTCGCATGTCAGGATACCTCAGGTGGATAAGTGTGCGGTCAATAATACACAGAGGAAACGCATCTGTCTAACAATTTTTACACCTCCCGATAAATTGAGCCGAAAGTGGCCATGCGAACCACGTTATGGTTCAATTCCCCAGACACTTCCCCGCGCAGTGGCCCTGACAGACAGTTTGCCAAGAATGCCGACACTGGGAAGTCCGAGAAAATCCACACAGCGGACGGGCGATTCCGGGTGAAAAGTCGGGGAGTGTCTTGAAAACCCGACAAGAACAGGGATCCGATCGGGATTCCCGGTCCCCAGGAAACGGAGAGCTGTCGCGACTCAGGGTCATACGGAATATTGACTGGGCCGAGGGAAGCGGGCAATCGGGAGTCCAGGACAGGCAAACCTGTGCTGCGGGCAGGGAAACGGGGCTTCCGGGCTGAATGACAGAGTGTCAGTCGGGGGCAATCCGGTGGGTTGACCGCTCGCCTCAATCAGGGATTTTGCCATTCGGATCGCGCCGCTGGTCATCGAGCAACAGGCATCCCCCGGTTGGCACGCGACCTTTCCCGGCGTTTGACGCGTTGTCAGGCCGAGAATCGTGGGACGCGCTGGCTGATGCCGGTGAGGATCTCCCAGGGAATCGTATCCGCCCAGGACGCCAGTTCCTCGATGCGGATTTCCTGCTGGCCCTGGCGCCCCACCAGCACCACCTCGTCGCCATTGTAGGCTGTGCCGTCGGGCCCCAGGTCCACCATCAGCTGGTCCATGCAGATACTGCCCGCCACCGGATAGCGGCGCCCCCGGATCAGGACCTGGGCCTTGCCGCTCATGGCACGGCGATAGCCGTCTCCATACCCGACGGGCACGGTCACCACGCGCGTATCACGCCCGGGCCGGTAGCGGTGTCCGTAGGAAATGCCCTGGCCGGCGGCAACACCCTTGTAGTACACCACTCGGGAGGTCCAGCCCAGTACGGGTTCCAGTTCCGGAAGCTCGAGCTCCATCCCCTGCTCGGGCCAGACCCCGTAGAGCAGCAGTCCGGGGCGAGCCAGTTCCAGACGCCCGGCACTCTGGCGGGCCAGCCGGAGGCAGCCCAGCGAGTTGCCCAGGTGCCAGCGGCAGCCAGCGGGCAGCAGACCCCGGCAGCGGGATTCCAGCTCAAGGAAAACGGCAAGGGGCTGTTCGAGCAGTCGACGATCGGCCGAGTCGGCATTGGCCAGATGGCTGTACACGCCGCGGATCTCCAGCCGATCCAGACCGGCGGCCTTTTCGATGAAGGCCGGCGCGTTGGCCGCATGCACGCCGATGCGCTCCATGTCCACATCCACTTTCAGGTGCACGGGGGCCCTGCGCCCGGCCAGTTCCGGATCCTGGCTGAGGACGGCCTGGATCTGCTCCGCCTTGTGCAGGGACGACACGGTGAACTCCAGGTCGTGATCCAGATACTCGCGGATCTGGTAATCCACCAACCCACCCATCACCAGAATCGGCAGCCGCAGGCCCGCCCGGCGCAGCAGAATGCCCTCCTCGAGGAAACCGACGGCCAGCCCGCCAGCCCCGGCGGCTTCCAGAGCCTGGCTCACAGGCAGTATGCCATGGCCATAGGCGTTGGCCTTCACCACGGGATACAATCCAGCGGGTCCCAGACCGCTGGCGCGGGCCAGCCGGGCGAAGTTGCGGGTGAGGGCCTGCAGGTCCACCTGCACGCGCGTGGGTCTGAGCGGCAGCGAGCCATCGCTCTCGAAGGAGTAACCGTCCAGCATCAGAAGGGCCTTCCCAGATGGAACTTCCAGTACCAGCGCCCGGCATCCCCGCGGTCCAACCACTCCAGCTTGTTGCCGGCATAGCCACCGGCAAGACTGAACAGGGTCGAACCGCTGCCGCGCAGACCCAGTTGCAATTCAAGCCCGCTGGTCCACAGCGAAAGCGGATCCTTGAGTCCCGCGCCCAGGCGTTCACGGTGGGCAAGCTGACCCAGATCGGCGAAGGTCGCCAGGTTGAGGCGGCCATTGCGCAGGCCGACCAGATTGAAGACGTCAGGCGCTCCAAGTGTCTGGCGCAGTTCGATGGTGGAGTACAGCACACGATCGGCAGCCAGATCGCGGTTCAGGCCACGCAGGCGCCAGAGTGGTCCCAGTGGGGCTTCGGCCAGAGGACTGCCCAGCTGGCTCAGCTCGGCGAGAGGTTCCAGCAGCGGATCGGCGCCCAGTCCCAGGCTGCGCCAGGTGTCCTTGCGGCCCGAGAGCACCTGTGCCCCTGCCAGTGCCACCAGCTTGAGTGAGGGCAGGAAAGTGGGCTGGATCCTGTACACCTGCAGAGTCAGCAGATTCACGTTTTCGTCGCCATTCAACCAAGGACGCAGCAGGGCGCCCTCGATGCTCAGGCCATGAGCCCAGTCGGGCCAGAGCCGCGAGAGCCGGTCCGCGGGTGCCGAGGACCACTGCAGACTGCCCGCCACCCGGCTGCTGCGCCCGCCTTGTGGTAGGGGCCGTTCGCCTCCTGTGAAGACCAGATCCGAGGCTTCGGTGTCCTCCACGCGCAGACCCAGACCCGCGGCCAGACTGCCACGCAGTCCGAGAGGATACTGCCACTTGTGCCGCGCCCAGACTTCCAGCGAGCTGCTGCTCAGCTCCTCCAGCTGACCATCGTACACGGTGAACGCCGGATCCCAGTGCCAGGAGCCGTTCAGGCCCAGCACCCACGAGGTCTGGAGGTTGCTCAGACTGAAGCCGTAGCCGCCGTCCAGGCTGTGTCCGTCGGTTGCCGCGCCGTAGAGACTGAGGGTATTGTGTGCCAGCGGATCCATCAGCACCAGCAGACCGGCCACCCCGCCCGGCAAGGGCAGCACCAGCCCGAAGAAGGGCTGCAGCTCGCTGGCCCGGTAGCGACGGTCGCCAAGCACTTCGGTCGTGGGTGCCGGGTCATCTGGCACACGGATTTCGGGAAGCTGTTCGCGCCAGGCCGTGTAGCGGGGCTGGATCACGGCTGCGGCAGCCCGGGCCTCACGCGCGGCCTGCACCAGCAGCGGTCGACTGACGCCCGCCGAATCCAGAGCCAGGCCGATCACGACGCGCTCTCGGCCCGCCGCGCGGCTGGCACTCCAGAGCCCTTCACCACTGAGGCTCAATGGGCGGCTACGGCCCGCCAGATCCAGTTCCTGCAGGTTGGCCCGATAGTCCTGGAACACGGTGCAGACCAGGCTGCTGTCCCCCAGCCAGACGGGCTGGCGCTGGTCCAGAGAATCCGCAGCCAGGCGCCGGGCTCTGCCGGTGGCGCGCTCGACCAGGAAGATGTCCTTGCGTTGATGATCGTCGTCCACGGCCACCGCCAGCAGACCTCCGTCGGGAGAAAAGACGGGCGACATCATCTGCCAGCCGGGCCCCGGATCCCAGAGCGCGCTCCAGGCCGCATCTCCTTCGTTGATGGCGGCCTCCGGCGACTCACACAGCTCCAGACGATGGCGACCTTCCAGAGTGCGGATGCAGACCAGAGCTCCATCGGGCGCCAAAGCCGGATCCTGGGCTCTCCGCCAGCGAGTCAGCCGCGTACGCTCGCCGCTGGCCAGCTCCAGTCTCCAGAGGTCCGTCAGGCGTGAGCCATGACGATCGATGCCCCAGCGGTCGTACACCACCTGAGCGCCATCGGCCGAGATGCTGGCCGTGCCCTTGAGCGGACCGGAGTCCAGTTGTTGGCTCCGGGCCAGGCTGTCGCAGGCGATGCGGTACAGGCCATTCTCAAGCTGGGTGGTGCGAGTCCGGCCCACAGCCAACCAGGCGCTCGAGTCGGGCAGCTGGCCCAGCCAGGCGATGCGGGCCATGGGCAGAGTCACACGCCGGCCGATCTCGTCCAGTGGCTCGCCGGCCACCAGTTCTGCGTTGTAGACCCCGTTCATCAGTCGGGTCCACTCCTCCTCGAAGTTCTCGAGGCTCTGGCCTGTACAGGCCTTGAAGGCACGCTTGAAATCGTAGGTCTTCAGCGGGGAAGCGCGCCAGTTGCAGATCCTGACCAGGGTGCTGTCGCCGTCGCGCCAGGCCAGGTAGAGCACGCGGGCATAGCCGGCGTCGTGGGCATCGCTGGCCGGCAGACGGCGATCGAGACTCTCGGCACGCAGGTCCCGGTCGGAACGCAGCGTGTTCCAGTTTTCGGTGTAGTACTCGGCCAGACCCTCGAGCCACCAGGCGGGAACTCCGGCCAGTGCCAGCCCGCTGAGTCCGCGCCAGTCGTGCATGGCCTCCATGGCCACCACGTGCTGGAACTCATGCGCGATGACCTGGCGCAGCCACTCGCGTCGCTGGGAGAAGTGGCGCACATAGTCGTTCTGGTTGACCCAGATCGACATCCGGCCGGGCACGGCGAACCCATTGACGATCTGGTCCACATCGGTGATCGCCAGCTCCGTGCGCCGCCGGGGCTCCACGCCCAGCTGGCGGGTCACCGGCTCCCAGACCTGCTCGGCCACATCCGCACAGGCCCGGGCCGTCTCTTCCAGTCCCACGGGGTAATGCACGCGGAAGTGCTCGGTGCTGAGGGTGCGCCAGCGCAGCTCGCCATGGTTCTCGCCGGTCATCAGCTGGAACATGGCCGAGGCGCGCGGCACACTCCCACAGGCAAGCAGGCAGAGCAGAAAACAGAGAAAGCGGATCGGCATGCGGGGTCCTATCGTATCACGGAAATCCGGCGCTGCTCGTGTTTGTCGGCACTTTCAAGATCCAGCAGGTAACTGCCGGAAGCCAGTCCCGAGAGCTCCAGGCGCAAGGGGTGCACGCCGCGCCCCGGAGCAGCCGAGCCGGTCAGTACGCGGCTTCCGTCAAGAGAGTGCAGGGCCCAGCGCACGGGTCCCGCCTGCTCCATCTGCAACAGCAGGGTCAGTGCATCGCTGGCCGGATTGGGCCAGGGCTCCTCCGCCAGCAGCCCGGGCACACTGCTGCGCAAACCAGTCTCGCCGGAGAGCAGGCTGGCCTGGAGCACACGGTCCGCGTCCAGCAACTGCAGGCGGTAGCGCACCACGTCGCCGGGCAGCAGGCCCGTGTCCACACGCTGATGCAGACCCACCTCAGCGGTCAGACTGTCCAGCAGGATCTCGTCGCTGCCGCTGACTCGCCAGAGCCGCTGGATGCCACCGTCCAGTCCGGAGTTCAATCGCCAGCTGAGCCGGATCTCGTCCAGGGTCGGTGTCACGATGAAGGCCGAGAATCCACCCAGAGCCTGATCCATCAGCTCGGGCAGCCAGAGCAGGCCGCGCCCTGCCTGAGGTGTGTAGTCCACGCCTGTTTCCGCCAGCAGGGCCATCGCTTCCGCGGGCCCCAGTTCGGGACGGGCTTCCAGCAGCAGGGCCAGTCCACCGGCCATGGCAGGAGCCGCCATGCTGGTACCCTGCAACAACCAGTAGTCGCCACTGGGGTGGACCCGGTCCAGACTGGCCGACGCCGCGTCACTCAAGGGCGCGAAGATGCCCTGCCCGGGCATCAGCAGATGGGGCAGTTCCCTGCCGTCCACACGCGGGCCCCAGCCGCTGAACAGGCTGGGCAGCCCCACGCGCGAACTGCCCGAGTACTGGCGGCTGCCCGCCTGGCTCAACCAGTCCCAGCGACTCACGTAGGAACCCACGCTGATCGCGCTGTCGGCCGTGGCGGGCATGCCGATGGTGTGCTCGCTGACCGGACTGGCGAAGGCCAGCGCACGCCCCCAGGCCTGCACGGTGCGCGAGCCTGCCTGGCTGTGCGAGATGCGCAGACGCCACTCGCCCGGAGAACTGGAGGTGACCAGCTCCAGCATGCATTCCCAGTCCTGGGTACGGTGTGCGGGTTGGGGAAAGGTGATGGTGGTGCCATTGTAGACGCGCGAGGCCCCGGGACCGAACGAGGTGCCGTCAGGCGCGATCAGACTCAGGCTGGGGCCATCCGTGGAACTCACGTAGGCCGCCAGCTGGGCCGTGGCCTGTCCTTCGGGTGTGAAGGCCAGCTCGATGCTCTGGCCATAACCCGCCTCGCTGTGAATCCCGGTCACCGCATTGTTGCCCGCCGCCACGCAGAGCAGGCGTCCCGGGCCGGTGAGGTCGCTCAGTTCCTGCTCGAACCAGGAACTGCCGTCGTGGGGGCCGATGTGTGATTCGAGACTGAGATTGACCACGGCGGGCAGGTCCCGCGACTGGGCCTGCTGAAAGACCCACTGCACGCCTGACAGCACGTCGGATTCCAGAAAGGTGGTCCGCACGATCAGGAGATTGGCCTGTGGAGCGAAGCCGCCGAACTGCCCCTGCGAGGCCAGTCCACTGCCCGCGGCAATGCCGGCCACGTGGGTCCCGTGTCCGTTGTCGTCGCGGTTGGGCACGCTGCCGGCGTCCAGCTCGGCCTGACTCCAGACACGCCCTTCCACCTGGTCCCAATAGGCCAGAATGCGTGTATGCCCCTGGGCATCGCGGAAGTCCGGATGACTGGGGTCGATGCCCGTATCCACCATGCCCACCACGACACCGGCACCACTCAGCCCCAGACTGCCACTGGTTCCCGGCAGCACGAACTCCGCCCCTGTGGCGATGCGGGCTTCATCCAGAGCGGGCTGGCAACGTTCGACCGAACCGGGT
This window of the Candidatus Delongbacteria bacterium genome carries:
- a CDS encoding RNA-binding S4 domain-containing protein — protein: MTDRERTSGEKPQPEVRLDKWLQVARIYKTRTQSGEAITAGHVKMDGANAKASRILKPGDQIEVRKGSRRLYLTVLALEPKPVAKEKARELYSVREEHENLDGLSPEQQQYVKLMRSMDRAQEASRKGQGRPTKRDRRDIEKTRGR
- a CDS encoding DUF2817 domain-containing protein, translating into MRHATSLLAILAFQAIAMATVPFGNRTPFSVDTLSPAQLQELALARVDVDHWNGGAWTLWLSPEEQSDLIARGYALTAIPNPVEEAWREWISRPADPLRDNLTYRTYTELTTELQGWASSHPEICQLYSIGTSVQGRELWVLNISDNPGMDEDEPEIKLVSTMHGDEVVGTVLLLNLIEDLIEGYGTDTRLSRIVDEMDLHVLVLMNPDGMQSGSRYNAHGVDLNRNFPDRIDDPVNTTAGREPETAAVMQWTWDHDFDLSCNYHGGAVVANYGWDGNLSGQDVYTIAPDDELFIDLALTYSSQYPTMYNSLAFDQGITNGADWYVIYGGMQDWCYLWEGGVDITLEVSQVKWPSENTLPGFWNSNRESMLRFVEYGLKGIRGIVRDADSQLPVEATVRLQGIDSNTFSSAGLGDYHRLCVPGTYTLEVSAPGYAPAVVSGISVGSGDATVVDVELQFIGLPQQILLDDFSADGGWTLQGLWAIGAAIAGGGEHGNPDPATDTSPGTDNQLLGYAIGGDYENSLGSTFWATSPVWDLSGWQQVQLDFNRFLGLERNLYDHGYLQAFNGSAWITLWENGSTSITDAGWNPQVFDLSAIADGNSQFQLRFGMGRTDSAWRYCGWNVDDLTLSGYPVAGPLVSPALNILVNGTSVQLSWNAVPGASSYRIDAALEPGEAFLPLTSTVNTQLSLPGELSNWPRRVYKVVAQN
- a CDS encoding sigma 54-interacting transcriptional regulator, whose protein sequence is MKCLESYRDFFEGSAGFRLFGERKFKLALEVLENEIQRDADRRMREYARFYAAQCHFVLGNYPAARRYLLQTNKWAGRAEERPMRMACVFNLAVVEVACGNREKGLGIYDKFRTLYENRLLPYDRCMLLLNLGLTHTQLKQYGDAQLCLDQARVLADELEDAHLLTYTLYYTGILANRQGDLNRSREFSELAVATAEASGCSYDICRSHWQLGNQHLRAGKYDMALKSLKKSIRIAKQAGYQVETAKCLNDFAWAYFKTGKLAEAKSYAEEAIITGRDAGMDADSARFLDTLEQISAHINDFYEEEKLIAELERESARDFEIVGYSEAISIVTQAIRTFGPCNDPILILGETGTGKELVTRALFDASPRHKGMFFKRNCAAIPENLIESELFGHVKGAFTGATSDRKGIFEQADGGVLFLDEIGEMPLNLQSKLLRVLEYGEFYRLGSPDLIKVDVRIFAATNKDLADEVRAGNFREDLYYRLNTIRIDLPPLRERREDIAVLVNHFLFALNEEYDKYYKVLTTDALQTLESYNFAGNIRELKNIIRAAYLTSKGRQITAEDVQRYFQKPSRRQVAQTQTAAPVLDLELDEEDDTTASHAPARDEKNVVPFENRELVDQTSLKEHVLSAERDYLLKILKQCDSVNKACSVLKISRPTFYQKLKSHGISLSNKRLV
- the alr gene encoding alanine racemase — translated: MLDGYSFESDGSLPLRPTRVQVDLQALTRNFARLARASGLGPAGLYPVVKANAYGHGILPVSQALEAAGAGGLAVGFLEEGILLRRAGLRLPILVMGGLVDYQIREYLDHDLEFTVSSLHKAEQIQAVLSQDPELAGRRAPVHLKVDVDMERIGVHAANAPAFIEKAAGLDRLEIRGVYSHLANADSADRRLLEQPLAVFLELESRCRGLLPAGCRWHLGNSLGCLRLARQSAGRLELARPGLLLYGVWPEQGMELELPELEPVLGWTSRVVYYKGVAAGQGISYGHRYRPGRDTRVVTVPVGYGDGYRRAMSGKAQVLIRGRRYPVAGSICMDQLMVDLGPDGTAYNGDEVVLVGRQGQQEIRIEELASWADTIPWEILTGISQRVPRFSA
- a CDS encoding S8 family peptidase, which translates into the protein MASPDRITPTGPESLTGRAGLQWLRQSQTSPQLHHLYWLPDPGAGVALAALPGSSQRTFRGTRGAVWALDEAELRALLKANPGLEPGSVERCQPALDEARIATGAEFVLPGTSGSLGLSGAGVVVGMVDTGIDPSHPDFRDAQGHTRILAYWDQVEGRVWSQAELDAGSVPNRDDNGHGTHVAGIAAGSGLASQGQFGGFAPQANLLIVRTTFLESDVLSGVQWVFQQAQSRDLPAVVNLSLESHIGPHDGSSWFEQELSDLTGPGRLLCVAAGNNAVTGIHSEAGYGQSIELAFTPEGQATAQLAAYVSSTDGPSLSLIAPDGTSFGPGASRVYNGTTITFPQPAHRTQDWECMLELVTSSSPGEWRLRISHSQAGSRTVQAWGRALAFASPVSEHTIGMPATADSAISVGSYVSRWDWLSQAGSRQYSGSSRVGLPSLFSGWGPRVDGRELPHLLMPGQGIFAPLSDAASASLDRVHPSGDYWLLQGTSMAAPAMAGGLALLLEARPELGPAEAMALLAETGVDYTPQAGRGLLWLPELMDQALGGFSAFIVTPTLDEIRLSWRLNSGLDGGIQRLWRVSGSDEILLDSLTAEVGLHQRVDTGLLPGDVVRYRLQLLDADRVLQASLLSGETGLRSSVPGLLAEEPWPNPASDALTLLLQMEQAGPVRWALHSLDGSRVLTGSAAPGRGVHPLRLELSGLASGSYLLDLESADKHEQRRISVIR